From Nocardia sp. NBC_00416:
GAAGTCCACATACGACACCGGTTCCGCGAAGTCCTGCCGAGTGAACTCGGGGGTGATCGGCACTTTGTGCACGAATTCGAAATGGGCGAAGTCGACGCCGTTCTCCAGGACGTACTGTGGGTGTAGTTCCAGCTGCTGCCGGTGCAGCGTGGACTGTCCGTAGGCGGGGTAGTAGTCGGCCTCGGTGATGCCGTCACCGAAACCGGTGAAGACATCGGGCACCTCGAAATACGGTGCGCGGCCGTCGATGTCGTGCCAGAGGTAGACGCCCTCGTTGCGTTCGACCGCCGGATAGCTGCGTATTCGGCGGCCCGGGTTGGGCCGTTTCTCGTAGGGAATGCAGAGATTGCGTCCCTCGGTGCTCCACTCCCACCCGTGGAAGGGGCATACGAGCCGCTCGCCCTCGACCCGGCCGCCGTAACCGAGGTGTGCGCCGAGGTGTTCGCAGTAGGCGTCCATGATCGCGATTTCGCCGCTGCTCGTGCGCCAGGCGATCAGTTCCCGGTCGAAGTACTTCATCCGGTGGACATCCCCGACGCCGACCTCGGCCGACCAAGCGACCTGGAACCAGCCGGTCGGTTGCATCGACAGCGGTGGTTTCGCCATCCGGTCTGTCCTTTCCTGTGATCGGTTGCGCGCGGTTCCGGAGCCGGTGGCCGGGCGTGCACTCGCGATCGTAGCGAGGATTCGAGAGTTTCACAGTAGGTTCTGTGAAAATTGGAGGATATCTTTGCGAACCCGTACCGCCACCGCGTGAACGCCGCGCAACCGTGCTCGGTGCCCCCGCGAATACCGCTACCATCCGAAGAATGACCGATACGGCTGCCGGGGGACGAAAGGTCAACCGGCGCGGCCTGGCGACCCGGGAGAGCATGCTGGAGGCCGCCGTGCGCGCACTGGCCACCGGTGATCCCGGCGCGGTATCGGCCAACCGCATCGCCAAGGAGATCGGCGCCACCTGGGGGGCGGTCAAATACCAATTCCACGATGCCGACGGTCTGTGGTCGGCGGTGCTGCGCCGAACCGCGGAACGCCGGGGCGCCCTGCCGATCGTCGCCGATACCGGCGCGCCCCTGCGGGACCGGGTCGCGGCCACCGTCGAAACGCTTTTCCGAGGCCTGACCGCGACCGATTCACGGGCGATCGAGACCCTGCGCACCGCCCTACCGCGGGATCGGGCCGAACTCGAGCGTCTCTATCCGCACACCGCGGCCGAATTGTCGTCGTGGGGTGAATCGTGGGGCGAAGCCTGCCAGAAAGCCTTCGCGGATCTGGACGTCGACCCGGCCCGGGTGCGCGAAGTGGCCGCTTTTCTGCCGGGGGCGATGCGTGGAATCGCGTCCGAACGGCAATTGGGGACCTACACGGATCTGGATGTGGCCCGCCGCGGCCTGACCAATGCGATCGTCGCGTACCTGGAGCACTCCCGGCCCGATTGATCTGTCGCGGCGGCGATTCCGGTGAGCCGCTGGACGACCATCCGTGAACTCACCGTGGGCGGATGAGCCCCTCCTGCATCGTGGTGGCGCACAGCCGCCCGGACCGGTCGAGGATCTCGCCGTGGGCCAGTCCGCGCCCGCCGCCCGACCACCGGCCGTGCTGATCGTGCAGGAACCAATCGTCCACTCGTATCGGCGAATGGAACCAGATCGAATGGTTGACGGTAGCGACCTGGAGGTCCCGGTCCTTCAGTTCGGGCCCGTGTGGTCCGGTGGTCGCCGAGAGCAGCAGCAGATCGCTGAGGTACATGAGGCAGGCCGCCTGACCCAGCGCCGTGTCGGGAACCGGCTGCCGGGCACGCAGCCAGACCCGCTGGCGTGCCGGGGCGGCCTGTCCGTTCATGGCGTGCGCCCGCGCGGGCGGGTCCGGGAACCGGGCGTCGATACCGAGCGCGTCCAGGAAACGCGTCGTCCACGCCAGCGCCGCCGGATGCTCGGCGAAGGCTTCCGCGAGTTCGGGTACCTCGTCGGGGCCCGGTGTGTCGAGCGCGGCGACCTGGTGGGAGAGCCCCTCCTCGCAGCGATGGAAGGACGCGAGCATTGTGAAGATCACCCGGCCGTCCTGGAGGGCTTCGACCCGCCGGGTCGAGAACGACCCGCCGTCACGGACAATGTCGACCGCGAACTCGGTGGGTACCGTCGTGTCGCCCGGAAGCAGGAAGTAGGTCTGCGCCGAATGGATGGGCCGATCCTGCGGTGCGGTGAGTCCCGCCGCGAGCACCGCCTGCCCCGCGACCTCGCCGCCATAGCTGCGACGCGCGGGGCCGTCATGGACGCGACCGCGGAACCGGTGCTCGCCGATGCGCTGGAGGGCGAGCCGGTCCGCGATCGACTCCGCGGGCCGGACGGACTCCGAGGTCATGGGCCACCTCCCGTGGTGCGAAGTGCGGCCCTGAGCCGCGGGGCCGGAACTACCGTCGGACCCATTGTGGTGGGCGCGGGTCGCACCGCCCGCGAGCGACCCCGGATGCGGCCGCAGCGGCCGCAGCGGCCGCGACCGGCCGCGGCGGTCACCGATTCATTTGGGCGCGAACCGCATCCCGGCGTCCAGGCGCAGGCACTGGCCGTTGAGCATGGCGTTCTCGACGATGGCACCGACCAGTTTCGCGTACTCCTCGGGCCGCCCCATTCGTTTGGGGAAGGCATTCCCGGACACGAGCGGGGTGACCATTTCCTCCGGGACTCCGGCCAGGATGCCGGTATCGAACAGCGACGGCGCGATGGCGAGCACCCGGACGCCCACCGAACCGAGGTCGCGAGCCATGGTGAGCGCCATCCCGGCGATTCCGGCTTTCGACGCGGTGTACGCGACCTGCCCGATCTGACCTTCGAACGCCGCGATGGACGCCGTGTTGACGATGACACCGCGTTCTCCGTCGGCGTTCGGCTCGCCCTGGCTCATATGCCAGGCCTGCAGCCGGTTCAGGTTGAACGTGGAGATCAGGTTCAGGTTGACGATCTGGGTGAACGACTCCAGATCGTGCGGCCCGGTCTTGGACAACGTGCGCTTGGCCAGACCGCCGCCGGCGGTGTTCACGGCGATATCGAGACCGCCCAGCCGGTCCACTGCCGCGGCCAGCACCGCTTCGATTCCGGCGTGGTCGGTGACATCGGCTTCGTAGAAGGCGCCGCCGAGGTCGGCCGCTATCTTGTTGCCCGCACTGGCCGTCCGATCGACGATCGCCACCGTGGCGCCGCGCGCGGCGAGCAGTTCGGCGCTGGCCCGGCCCATTCCGGAGGCGCCGCCGACCACGATCGCCCGTGTTCCCTGAATCTCCATATTTCCTGTCCTTGTCGGGGTGCGGCAGAGGTGCTCTCGCCGAACGGGTACCGACCTACGTTATAGCGAGCCGAGGAGCCGGGACCAGAGTTTTCGTAGAAGTCTCGATGAAAGTGCCGGTCGGGACCGGCGCCGGGAAGGGCCGGGTCTTGTGGTCAGCTCGTCTCGGATCCTTCTCGTGCCCCGCTCCGCGACCGGGCGATCGTGGGCGGCATCGCCAGCTCGAGCAGGACCAGGGCGATCAGGGCGAGCAATACGGTCCAGCCGACCACGGCCCCGGTCGGGTAGTTCCAGAACACGACGATCGCCACGCCCGCCGCGACGATCGCGGCCCGCAACGGTACCCGCGCCCGAGCCAGCGACAACTGGAACGCGGTGGGAGGCCGGGTGCCGCCGGGACGGCGGAGCACGGCGAGGAATCGGCCCCAGGTCCGGCGCAGTGCCGACGCCGAGTCCGATCCGCCCAATAGATAGCCGGCGGCCGCCACGACGAGCCCCGCCACGAAAACCGCCCGCAGCATGCTGCGCAGCGGAGCCACGAGAGTGTCGAACACCGCGGTCGCGGCGGCCGGGGAACGGATTTCCGGCGGGAGGTCGCCCAGATACAGCGACCGGCCGAGATAGATCGCCAGCGCGAGCACCGCCATGGCGACGGCGCACGTCACGCCCACTGCGGCCAGGGCACGGAGCCGCGATCCCCGGGGCGCCGCCCACACCGCGACGGCCGCCGCGAGCGCCGCCGCCCACGGGAGGATGCCGGCGGCTTTGTCGAGCGCGCCGACGATGCGCTGCGCCGAGGCCAGTTCCGGTGATCGGAACAGCACGAACTGCTCGTCGAGCGGCGGGAGCTCGCGGGTGAACGTGAAACCCCGCTGCGACAGCCGCGTTCGCGCCTCCGCGAGGACAGCGTCCAGCGAGATGCTCACCGTGCCGGTGTCGTCGACCTCGATCGCGCCGGAGCGGGTGTCGCCGGTCACCACGGCGACGAGTCTCGTATGCGCCGCCCGGTTGGCCTGGACCCACAGGTCTTCGAACCGGTCGGAGTCGACCAGTTCGGACACCGTGTCGCGCACGAAGGTCTCCGCCTGCTCCGCGAGGACGGGAGCCAGGCCCACCACCGGCTCGAGGCGGGGTCTGGACCGGGAGAGTTCGGTCAACGCCTCCGCGGCGACGGCTTCGATATCGAGCCGAGTGACGATGGCCTCGGTCACCCTGTCGGTGACCGCGCCTTTGACGGCCGGATCGGCTCCCAACGGCGCGACGGTGCTCACATAGCGGTCGGTATCGAGTATTTCCGAACGTGTGTACCGGGCCGCGACG
This genomic window contains:
- a CDS encoding TetR/AcrR family transcriptional regulator, yielding MTDTAAGGRKVNRRGLATRESMLEAAVRALATGDPGAVSANRIAKEIGATWGAVKYQFHDADGLWSAVLRRTAERRGALPIVADTGAPLRDRVAATVETLFRGLTATDSRAIETLRTALPRDRAELERLYPHTAAELSSWGESWGEACQKAFADLDVDPARVREVAAFLPGAMRGIASERQLGTYTDLDVARRGLTNAIVAYLEHSRPD
- a CDS encoding acyl-CoA thioesterase; protein product: MTSESVRPAESIADRLALQRIGEHRFRGRVHDGPARRSYGGEVAGQAVLAAGLTAPQDRPIHSAQTYFLLPGDTTVPTEFAVDIVRDGGSFSTRRVEALQDGRVIFTMLASFHRCEEGLSHQVAALDTPGPDEVPELAEAFAEHPAALAWTTRFLDALGIDARFPDPPARAHAMNGQAAPARQRVWLRARQPVPDTALGQAACLMYLSDLLLLSATTGPHGPELKDRDLQVATVNHSIWFHSPIRVDDWFLHDQHGRWSGGGRGLAHGEILDRSGRLCATTMQEGLIRPR
- a CDS encoding SDR family NAD(P)-dependent oxidoreductase encodes the protein MEIQGTRAIVVGGASGMGRASAELLAARGATVAIVDRTASAGNKIAADLGGAFYEADVTDHAGIEAVLAAAVDRLGGLDIAVNTAGGGLAKRTLSKTGPHDLESFTQIVNLNLISTFNLNRLQAWHMSQGEPNADGERGVIVNTASIAAFEGQIGQVAYTASKAGIAGMALTMARDLGSVGVRVLAIAPSLFDTGILAGVPEEMVTPLVSGNAFPKRMGRPEEYAKLVGAIVENAMLNGQCLRLDAGMRFAPK
- a CDS encoding Rieske 2Fe-2S domain-containing protein: MAKPPLSMQPTGWFQVAWSAEVGVGDVHRMKYFDRELIAWRTSSGEIAIMDAYCEHLGAHLGYGGRVEGERLVCPFHGWEWSTEGRNLCIPYEKRPNPGRRIRSYPAVERNEGVYLWHDIDGRAPYFEVPDVFTGFGDGITEADYYPAYGQSTLHRQQLELHPQYVLENGVDFAHFEFVHKVPITPEFTRQDFAEPVSYVDFTITFGGDGAESIDEVTSGVNAINGGLGVAVTKSWGMIDNRTVSAVTPVDDSTCDVRFAVWIGREPGDDGDTQPRSANRVARAVIEQFEADIHIWQHQRYSDPPALARSEYEGFTALRTWAAQFYPETRRTAAHGHR